Below is a genomic region from Billgrantia tianxiuensis.
CTCGACGAAAGCGGGCTGCACGATGCGCCGCTTGTGGTGCTTCTTCTTCGGCCAGGGGTCGGGGAAGAACAGCTGCAGGGTATCGAGGCTGGCTTCCGGCAGGCACTGTTCGAGCACGGCCAGGGCGTCCTCGCGATAGACGCGAAGGTTGGTCAGGCCGCGCTTGTCGGCCTCGTCGAGCAGCTTGCCCACCCCCGGGGCGTGCACCTCGATGCCGATGAAGTCGGTATCGGGGTGAGTCTCGGCCTGTTCGACCAGCGAGGCGCCCATGCCGAAGCCGACCTCCACCACCCGCGGTGCCCGGCGCCCGAACAGGGCGTCGAGGTCCTGCCGCCCGTCGGCCAGGGTCAGGCCCAGCCGCGGCCAGACCTCTTCCAGGCCGCGGGTCTGGGCCTGGGTCATGCGCCCGGCGCGCAGCACGTAGCTCTTGATGCCGCGACGATGCAGCGGGGCGTCCGGCCCTTCCGGGCCGGTGGTGGCGATATCGCGTTGCGGGTCACTCATGGATTCGTTGCGGCTCCGGTGGATTCAGCCGTTGATGCGGCCGGCAAAGGGCGAGGAAGGCTCGGCGCTCTGGCGGCGCGGCATGCGCCCGGCGAGGAAGGCCTCGCGCCCGGCCTCGACGGCCTTCTTCATGGCGCTGGCCATCAGCACCGGCTGGCGCGCGTGGGCGATGGCCGAGTTCATCAGCACGCCGTCGCAGCCCAGCTCCATGGCCATGGCGGCGTCGGAAGCGGTGCCGATCCCGGCGTCGACCAGCACAGGCACGCCCGCCTGCTCGATGATCAGGCGGATGTTGTGCGGGTTCTGGATGCCGTGACCGGAGCCGATCAGCGAGCCCAGCGGCATGATCGCGCAGCAGCCCAGGCGCTCGAGTTCCTTGGCCACGATAGGATCGTCGCTGGTGTAGACCATCACGTCGAAGTCGTCATTGATCAGCTCCTCCGCCGCCTTGAGGGTCTCGACCACGTTGGGATAGAGGGTCGAGTCGTCGCCCAGTACCTCGAGCTTGACCAGCTTGTGGCCATCGAGCAGCTCTCGCGCCAGCTTGCAGGTACGCACGGCGTCCTTGGCGGTATAGCAGCCGGCGGTGTTGGGCAGCAGAGTGAAGCGCTCCGGCGGCACCACGTCGAGCAGGTTGGGGCCGGCTTCCTGGCCGAGATTGGTGCGGCGCACGGCGAAGGTGACGACCTCGGCGCCGGAGGCAGCGATGGCCTCGGCTGTCTCGTCGAAGTCCTTGTACTTGCCGGTGCCGACCAGCAGGCGTGAGGTGAAGGCGTGGCCGGCAATCCGCAGCGGCTGATCCTGGAAGAAGTCTGTCATCGTTTGAGCCTGTGTCTGTAGCGGAGTCTGGATCGGGAAGCGGTCGGACGAGGTAGCCATCAGCCACCGCCGATGGCGTGAACGATCTCGATGCGGTCGCCGTCGGCCAGGGGAGTGGTATCGTGCGCGCTCTTGGGCACGATCTCTTCGTTACGCTCGACGGCGATACGCCGCCCGCTCAGGCCAAGGCTATCGACCAACTGCGCCACCGTGAGGCCGGGGGCAAGGTCTCGGGCCTCACCGTTGAGCTGGATCTGCATGGCGTCCTCTCCACGTTGACGAGTGTCGCGGGCCGATATTGTAGCCCTTTCGCGCCCCCCACGGTACGGTAGGCGCAAAACCTATCCGCAGGAGAGTACACGATGCACGACCGCGGCTGGTGGTGCCTGGCGGCGCTCTCGGGTGCCGTAACGGTCATGGCCGGCGCCTTCGCCGCCCATGCCCTGCAGGGGCAATTGCCCGAGCGCCTGCTTGGCGCCTTCGAAACCGGCGTGCGCTACCAGGCGTGGCACACCTTGGCGATGCTCGGCGTATTGGCCTGGCGCGCATCCCGGCCGCTACGCGGTCAGCTTCTCGTGCTCGGCCTTTGGACAGCAGGAATGGGACTGTTCTCCGGCTCCCTCTACCTGCTGGCGCTCAGCGGCCTGGGTGCCCTGGGCATGGTGACGCCGTTCGGCGGCGTGCTGATGATCGCCGGCTGGCTGGCGCTGGCCGTCTGTGTGCTGCGCGGCCGGCCCGACGGTCAGTCCGAATCGGGGATGGCGTAGGTCGCGGTGACGTGGGCCACGGGACGCTCGTCACCGGCGGAAAAAAGCTGCACCTCGCCCACCGCCAGGCGACGGCCCAGCTTGAGGATGCGGGCGTTGGCGATCAGGTCGCGGTCGCCGCGGGCGCGGCGCAGGAAATGGCAGTTGAGATCGGTGGTCACGGCCATCGGCTCGGGGCCGATCTGAGCCAGGATCGCCACGTAGAGGCACACGTCGGCGAGCCCCATCATGGTCGGTCCGGAAACGCAGGAGCCGGGACGCAGGTGCTCGTCCTCGATGGCCAGACTCATGGTCGCCCGCATGTGATCGACCGCCTCAATGGTACCGGCGCGCTGGGGAAACACCTCGTCGAGAAAGTCCTCGATGGCGGCGGCGGTCATCACGGTCATGAGGCTCTCCTGACAGTATGAAACGGTGGAAATGAGGCTCAAGATAACGCAAGCCAACCCTTCCGCACAGTCGTCCTCCACAAGAACCGTACATACTCTGCTCGACG
It encodes:
- the trmB gene encoding tRNA (guanosine(46)-N7)-methyltransferase TrmB, whose amino-acid sequence is MSDPQRDIATTGPEGPDAPLHRRGIKSYVLRAGRMTQAQTRGLEEVWPRLGLTLADGRQDLDALFGRRAPRVVEVGFGMGASLVEQAETHPDTDFIGIEVHAPGVGKLLDEADKRGLTNLRVYREDALAVLEQCLPEASLDTLQLFFPDPWPKKKHHKRRIVQPAFVELIRTRLKLGGKLHMATDWQAYAEWMAEVMAAAPGYVNSATPETAPYVPRPAFRPLTKFEARGERLGHGVWDLIFERSE
- a CDS encoding thiazole synthase — translated: MTDFFQDQPLRIAGHAFTSRLLVGTGKYKDFDETAEAIAASGAEVVTFAVRRTNLGQEAGPNLLDVVPPERFTLLPNTAGCYTAKDAVRTCKLARELLDGHKLVKLEVLGDDSTLYPNVVETLKAAEELINDDFDVMVYTSDDPIVAKELERLGCCAIMPLGSLIGSGHGIQNPHNIRLIIEQAGVPVLVDAGIGTASDAAMAMELGCDGVLMNSAIAHARQPVLMASAMKKAVEAGREAFLAGRMPRRQSAEPSSPFAGRING
- the thiS gene encoding sulfur carrier protein ThiS, whose translation is MQIQLNGEARDLAPGLTVAQLVDSLGLSGRRIAVERNEEIVPKSAHDTTPLADGDRIEIVHAIGGG
- a CDS encoding DUF423 domain-containing protein — protein: MHDRGWWCLAALSGAVTVMAGAFAAHALQGQLPERLLGAFETGVRYQAWHTLAMLGVLAWRASRPLRGQLLVLGLWTAGMGLFSGSLYLLALSGLGALGMVTPFGGVLMIAGWLALAVCVLRGRPDGQSESGMA
- a CDS encoding PaaI family thioesterase, producing MTVMTAAAIEDFLDEVFPQRAGTIEAVDHMRATMSLAIEDEHLRPGSCVSGPTMMGLADVCLYVAILAQIGPEPMAVTTDLNCHFLRRARGDRDLIANARILKLGRRLAVGEVQLFSAGDERPVAHVTATYAIPDSD